One window from the genome of Balaenoptera musculus isolate JJ_BM4_2016_0621 chromosome 3, mBalMus1.pri.v3, whole genome shotgun sequence encodes:
- the ESM1 gene encoding endothelial cell-specific molecule 1 isoform X2, producing the protein MKSLLLLATLLVRAHLAAAWSTKYAVDCPERCDTHECKSSLRCKRTVLDDCGCCRVCAAGPGETCYRTVSGMDGVKCGPGLRCQFYSEEDDFGDEFGICKDCPYGTFGMECKQTCSCQSGICDRVTGKCLKFPFFQYSVAKAANQRFVSHTDSAKILTTV; encoded by the exons ATGAAGAGCCTCCTGCTGTTGGCCACGCTCCTGGTCCGCGCGCACCTGGCGGCGGCCTGGAGCACCAAGTACGCGGTCGATTGCCCCGAGCGTTGTGACACTCACGAGTGCAAAAGCAGCCTGCGCTGTAAGAGGACGGTGCTGGACGACTGTGGCTGCTGCCGGGTGTGCGCCGCTGGCCCGGGAGAAACTTGCTACCGCACGGTCTCAGGCATGGATGGCGTGAAGTGTGGCCCCGGGCTGAGGTGTCAGTTTTACAGTGAGGAGGATGATTTTGGTGACGAGTTTGGTATCTGCAAAG ACTGCCCGTATGGCACCTTCGGGATGGAATGCAAACAGACCTGCAGCTGTCAGTCGGGCATATGTGACAGGGTGACCGGCAAATGTCTGAAGTTTCCCTTCTTCCAATATTCAGTAGCCAAGGCTGCCAACCAGAGATTTGTTTCTCACACAG
- the ESM1 gene encoding endothelial cell-specific molecule 1 isoform X3, with product MKSLLLLATLLVRAHLAAAWSTKYAVDCPERCDTHECKSSLRCKRTVLDDCGCCRVCAAGPGETCYRTVSGMDGVKCGPGLRCQFYSEEDDFGDEFGICKDCPYGTFGMECKQTCSCQSGICDRVTGKCLKFPFFQYSVAKAANQRFVSHTGYKEH from the exons ATGAAGAGCCTCCTGCTGTTGGCCACGCTCCTGGTCCGCGCGCACCTGGCGGCGGCCTGGAGCACCAAGTACGCGGTCGATTGCCCCGAGCGTTGTGACACTCACGAGTGCAAAAGCAGCCTGCGCTGTAAGAGGACGGTGCTGGACGACTGTGGCTGCTGCCGGGTGTGCGCCGCTGGCCCGGGAGAAACTTGCTACCGCACGGTCTCAGGCATGGATGGCGTGAAGTGTGGCCCCGGGCTGAGGTGTCAGTTTTACAGTGAGGAGGATGATTTTGGTGACGAGTTTGGTATCTGCAAAG ACTGCCCGTATGGCACCTTCGGGATGGAATGCAAACAGACCTGCAGCTGTCAGTCGGGCATATGTGACAGGGTGACCGGCAAATGTCTGAAGTTTCCCTTCTTCCAATATTCAGTAGCCAAGGCTGCCAACCAGAGATTTGTTTCTCACACAG